A window of the Roseburia sp. 831b genome harbors these coding sequences:
- a CDS encoding lantibiotic immunity ABC transporter MutE/EpiE family permease subunit, whose translation MRNLLYTENLKMKRTMGKRLVAIAPLVNMVLSVFAGVLFYSVAMNWWYVFIFSVVIAIICSQIQEKEKKKLDYRNILASPVSFEKYWTAKIFLAAWYATVSALLVVILIVATNSIYHSLEFGFGQMIVAAVVMSLLSLYKIPIYMFLAKKYNVIVVMLVSVISLLIGAGFVEKPYWYLFPMTWCNRAMYQVLGIMVNGLWVDEAGKAFIISNTAIAVLVLLSMILCFLFAWITGKLAKRDCQ comes from the coding sequence ATGCGTAATTTATTGTATACAGAGAATTTGAAAATGAAAAGAACCATGGGAAAAAGACTTGTAGCGATTGCACCTCTTGTCAATATGGTACTTTCCGTATTTGCGGGGGTACTTTTTTACAGTGTGGCAATGAATTGGTGGTATGTTTTTATTTTTAGCGTTGTGATTGCAATTATTTGTAGCCAGATTCAGGAAAAAGAGAAAAAGAAACTGGATTACCGGAACATTCTGGCGTCGCCGGTCTCCTTTGAAAAATATTGGACAGCAAAAATCTTTCTGGCTGCCTGGTATGCAACCGTGAGTGCCCTGCTCGTTGTAATTTTGATAGTGGCCACGAATTCCATTTATCATAGCTTGGAATTTGGATTCGGTCAGATGATTGTGGCGGCCGTTGTGATGAGCCTGTTATCTCTTTATAAAATACCCATCTATATGTTTCTTGCAAAAAAATACAATGTGATTGTTGTGATGTTAGTAAGCGTTATCTCATTGTTAATAGGAGCTGGTTTCGTGGAAAAGCCATATTGGTATCTTTTCCCGATGACCTGGTGCAATAGAGCAATGTATCAGGTACTTGGCATTATGGTAAATGGACTTTGGGTCGATGAGGCAGGTAAGGCTTTTATTATTTCGAATACTGCCATTGCGGTGCTTGTGCTATTGTCGATGATTTTATGTTTCCTTTTTGCATGGATAACGGGAAAGCTTGCAAAAAGAGATTGCCAATAA